The DNA region TGGCAGGCGCCGTCTTCCACAGCGATCACGGAGCCCAGTACAGCTCCCGCCAATTCGCCGGGCTATGCGCACAGTTGGGCGTCAGACAGTCCATGGGGGCGGTCGGAACGAGCGCGGACAACGCACTCGCCGAGTCGTTCAACGCCGCCCTCAAACGCGAGACGCTCCGTGGCGCCCGCCGCTACGACGGCGCCCGCGCCTGCCGCCTGGCCGTCTTCCGCTGGACCACCCGCTACAACACCCGCCGACGACACTCGGCGAACGGACAGAAGGCACCGAATGCCTACGAACAACAGTCAGCTACCCTGACACTCGCCGCATAACGACACGAACAGGTGTCCACTCCGTAGGGGCAAGGCCCCCCCCTCGCCGGCCAGGCCACGCCCCGCCGGCTTCACTTCCTCAGCCTGGCCGGCGCCCGTACCGTCCTCACCCCCGGCCTGACGGACGTCGACAGCGCGCTGGCCGACGCCCACCGGCAGCGGCGTTTCCTGTGCGTACTGGGCGACGCCGGCCTCGGCAAGACCTTCGCCGTCCACCACACCGCCCACACCCGCTTCCCTCGGGCGCACGTTCCGCTGCGCCTGGGGGCCAGACCAGGCCCGGCCGACCTGCGCTTCCACCTGCACCATGCCCTCGGCATTCATGGCACCGCACCGGCCGAACCGGCCGCCGCCGACGCGCTGATCCGCCGCGCCCTCGGGGCCGCACCCCGCATCGTGGTCGTCGACGAGGCCGACCGGATGCCCGAGCCATGCTTTGAGTACCTGCGTTTCCTGCACGACGACCTACCCGACGGCCTGTGCGCCGTCCTGATCGCCGGCCAGCGAGGTGAGAAGGCCCTGCGCGCCCAGCAGATGCTTCTCACGCGCACCACCACATGGCTGACTCTCCAGCCGCTCACCCGGGGCCAGGTCCCACGCGCCGCGGCGGTCCTGCACCCGCTGTGGCAGACCGTCGCACCCGACCAACTCCTATCTCTGGACGGTCACTTCGCGCACGGAAGCCTGCGGCGCTGGGCCCTGCTCACCCACCACGTCCAGCGAACCCTGACCGCTACCGGCGCCGCGTGCCCCGATCCCGGCCTGCTGCGGCGGGTCGTCGCCCGCATCGACACCTCGCGCCGCCCATGACCCAACTCGCCTCCACCGCCTGCGCGCCGACCACCCTGCCGCCCGTCCTGCTGCTGCTCGATGCAGGCGACGACCACGCCCTCCACCGCGCCGCCCTCCACCGCGGCGACCCCAGCGCCGGCTGCATCACCGCCGATCCCACCCCGCACACCAACAGCCTCGCCTACCTCGCCCTGGACCTGCTGCGCGCCATGGGCCGCGACAGTTTTACCCGCCCCGACGCCGAGCGGATGTCCACCGACGCGGCCTGGCGCGCCGTGACCTGCTGGACCCTGACCACCAGGCTCCAGCACGCCATCGTGCTGCGCGCCCACCGCCTCACCTCCGAACGCCTGGCGCGCCTGGCCGCCTGGCGCGCGGAGACCGGCATCCGCCTCACCCTCGTTGCCCACACCCCCACCGAGGCCACCGAGTACCGCCTGCGGGCACGCCTTGCCGCCGCCGGCCTCGCCGATCTCCACACCGCCTCCGGCACCCTGGCAGTCCTGGACGCCCTCGGCCCGCCCGGCACAAACCGACTCCACAGCCCGCCCCCGCCCGACCACATTCCTGCGCTGCCTGACCTGCCCGAGGCCGACGCCGCCTCCTTCCTCCAGGAGTGCAGACACCACCTGAACAAGGACGACTTCGCCCGCACCGACAGCCAGTACCGGGCCGGCCACGCCGCCGCGCGCACCTGGCTGGCCCGCCACCCCCGCTTCACGCCCGCAGCGACAGCCACCGTCAGACCCCCGGACGAGGACACCGGCCCGCACGAACCCACCGACTGGCAGGACATGGAGAGCCTGCGCCTGTTCCTGTCCCGCCTCACCGTCTCCAGCCCCAGCCCTGGCCACACCCTCGCACGCATACGTGGCGCCCAGGCCCACTTCCTTGACCGGCAACTCCACCTCGAGGTCCCTGACGACCTCGCCGCGCGGGGCGGCCCCGGCATCACCACCGTGCCGATCACCCCGCACGTGGCCCACACCCTCACCACGAACCTGCCCAACCCGCTGCGAGCCGCCGCGGCAGCCGCCCTGCTGTTCACCGGCACCGACCAGGCCCTGCTGTCCATGACCCAGATCACCAGCCTCGACGAGCACGCCACCCGCCTGGCCATCGACCGCGATTCGCGGATCTACATCGGCATGCCACCCGGTCCGCGGCACATGTACGCCATCCCGGCCCGTGCCCGCCCCCTGCTTGCCGCCGCCCTCGCCTTCCGCCGCCGTACTCCACTCACTGCCGACCATTTCGGGCTGTTCGCCGGATGCTTCGGCACCTCCATCCGTTTCGACCACCTCATCCGCGACGCCGGCCTCGACATCCCGGCCGTCACACACCCGCACCCAGCAGAGGACTGGCACACCGCCGCCCGCTGCCGGCACGTGGACGCCCCTGTCCCGGCTGCCCCGGCCTCTTCGGCGCGGGCACGTTCGCGCCTACCCACCACTCGACGTCCGCTTTGAGGCTTCCAGCACGGCAGCGCCGCCTCCGCTGCTCCGCTGTTGCCCGGAGCAGGGGAGGCGACCGTCGTTGTCGCTTGTCAGCCGGTGGCGTCGTTGACCTCGTAGTCGATGGTGCGCCGGTATTCGGGGTGGTTTTTGTCCATCTGGATGGCGGCGTGGATGGGCAGCGGGTGGCGGGTGCGGTGTTCCCAGGCCAGGGCGTGGTTGCACAGCCTCGCAGCGGTCAGGGCATAGGGGAGCGCGTCGTCCCCGTCGGGCCGCTGGATGACGGCGATCTCGGTAGCCGTGAGGTTGTACCAGGTCTCGGCCTGCTGCTCCTTGTCGTCGCAGCTCCAACGCCCCTGATTGCGGCCGGACTTGGCCGAGGGGGTCTTGCCGTCCATCTGGTGGGGGCGCCGGCTCATGAGGAACGTCGTGTCGGTGCCGTCGAGTTGGAACAGCGCGTTGCTGGTCTTGTCCCCGCCGTTCTCGTTGCCGTCCTCGCCGATCTCGTGGAAGAGCGCGGGCACCGGAATGCTCGGGTCGGCGCTGGAGGTGGTGCGGATAACGGCGCGCGGCCGGTGCTCGGGCGCCAGCGTGGCACCGGGCAACGCCGGCCTGCCGCCTGCCAGACCGTCGTCGTCGGTAAGCAGATTGGCGTTCTTGTTCGACAGCAGCGGCCAGACAGGGCGGGTGGAGTCACCGGAAACGTAGAGCACATAGCCGCACTCCAGGTGCCGGGCCAGCTCGAACAGGGCGTGGTCGATGCGTCGGGGCAGCATGTCGTCACCGCGGCTGCCTTCAGGAATGGGGCGACTGCGCGACAGCCCCTGGGCCTCGGCGTAGTTGAGCCAGCCGCCACGGTGGGCCCGGTCGGCGGGCAGATAGGCCAGGGTCTTCCACTGCTCGCCGACGGGGACGAATGCGGTGAGGACCCACATGAGCTTGGGCTCCTCGGTGCGGTGGGTGTGCTTTTCGCCGAGCTGGGCGCGCATGTGCAGACCGAGGTGGGCGACTCGGTCCTTGAGTCCCTTGCCGGTGGAGATGGCCCGGGTCAGACGCGGATGAACCAGTCCGGCGGCGCGCAGCATGTCACCGATGGCCATGTGGCCGGGGAAGTCGGCCGCAAGTTCCATGCCGAGCGCCTCGAGCGGAGTTTCGGCCTCCCGTTCCTTCTTTTTCGAGCGCAGCTTCTTCGTGGCGGGGGTGAGGAACTGGGCGAGCACACCGTGACGCGCGAGATGCCGGGAGACTTCCGGTTTGGCATCCAGCGGGTACGGGTCGACGGCACCTTCCTCTTCGCGGCGGGCAGCGCGGCGCCGGCGGCCCCACTCCTTGGCGTCGTACTCGGTCTCGACCAGGGCCAGCACCCCGGTACCCGGTGCCGAGAGCCCGGGCAGAGCATCGGTCAGCGCACCGCGCTGGTCGTGGTGGCTGCCGTGGGACAGCAGCTCCGGGCACCGGTGCAGCAACACCTCGGTGTGACAGCCGAGTTCGACGATCTCGTCGTCGGGCATCCCGGCGGCGAGATCGGGCCGGTTGAAGTGGTAGGCCAGCAGCCGCTGCATGCGGGTGCGCATCTCCTGGTGCTCGTACAGGGCCAGGATGCGCAGCTTGGAGCAGCCCGCGGCGGCCATGATGTCCTGGAGGTCGATGTCGTCGAGCAGCGTGGCATCACGGCCGTACTCGGTCTTGCGGGCGGCCACCGAGAGGACCTTCGCGACCTGCCGGCCGCTCACGAGATCCTGCCCGGTGACCTCGGACAGGTGCTCGGCCAGAGCGGCGACGGTGTGCAGACCGACCCCCTTGCCGAGGGGGAAGGACTTCGAGAAGGGGATCAGCGCGCGGAAGTCGCCGGGTTCGCCGGACAGGTCCATGGCGCTGACGGGCAGGAACTCGGTGTCCTTGGGGCCGCGGGGGAAGACGGGCTCGTCCATCAGCCGCACCCACGCGTCCAGGGCCAGGCGGCTGGTGTGCTCGAGGTGGGTGTACTTGCCCTTGCCTCCCAGGTTCAGGCAGAGCAGCGGCCGGGTGGGGGAGCGTGGCGCCCACCAGGCGGTGCGGGCACCGTTGATCTGGTTGCTCAGCCGGGACACACGGGGCGTCATGACCACCAGCGGTACGGGCAGCGAGTGCAGCGACTTCATCGCCACTTCCACCCGCAGTGCGGCGTAATGCCGCCGGACCTTCCACTCCTCCGGTTCCTGGGACTCATCGGAAGCGCCCTTGGGACTGTCGTGCTTTTTGTCCTTGGCGGGTCGGGCGTCGAGCCAGTTGTTCGACCACAGGTGCTCGGTGTCCCAGACCATGACGTTGTTCTCGGTGTCCGGGCGCAATGCAATGGTGCGGCCGTCGACCGATACGTCGGTCTTGGCCACCAGAGAGGCAAGATTCGAGCTGGCCGCGTCCCACACCCATCCGTCCGCGTCCACGGCGTGCGGGCCGAGGCGGACGTGGTCCCACACCATCACGTGTTCGGGCTCCACCGAGGCGAACAGGTCGGCGAGGTCACTGCTGTAGGCCAGGGAGATCTCCTCCGTCGGTGTCTGCAGCAGGACCTGTTCCCACAAGGCCACCGCGGCCCGCAGATGCGTTCCCGGCAGCTTCTTGGACAGTGCGAGGAACTGGGGAGGCTTGCTCTTGCTGGTGGGATTCAGCGTGGCGCTGGTGGCACCGCTGGCGCGCAGGACCGTCAATAGCCCGGCATAGGGCAGGTTGGCCTTCGAGCCGGTCTTGCCGCGGTAGATGTCGCGCAGCTTCTTCCACTCGTGCTCGGTCTTATCCGGGAAGCGGTACAGCCACACGGTGCCCATCAGCGCGGCTGTCAACGGCGCGGCCAGCAGGGACATGCGGGTGTCATTCGAGGGCATTACTCAATTCCTTCATCGTCCAGGGCCGGGGCGGGAATCAACGTGACGGGATGGGGCAGCAGGCTCTCGCTGTGGGCGAGGTCTAGCCAGGCGGTGAGGGTGGAGCCGTAAACGCGGCACAAGATGTCCTGCTCGTCGGCGTCGAGCTGGTCGTAGTAGGAGCGCAGGAGACGAGGGAAGTCGCAGCCCAACTGCTGGTTGAAGAAGGCGTGGTCGACCAGATAAAGCTCGACGGGAGTGCCGCCGCGCCGGGCACGCCCGGCCAGCTGAATGAGCTCGACGAGGATCCCCGCCAGGACCTCGGTCTTGAGGAACTTCGGCATGCGGGAGAACCGCGGATCGGTGCGCAGCAGCAACTCCCGTTGGCGGATGGCCGCACTGCGCTGGGAAGCGAGCATGCCCGCAGGGTCGGCGCTGACGGCGCCGGCGGCGATGCCACAGGAGTTGATGCTCGCATACATCACGGACGGCTCGTGCAGGTGCGTGATGGGGCGCACCCCCACCCACACCGAGGCGAGCGCCGAGCGGTCGGTGTGCGGGATGAGGATGTTCAGGCCGCGGGAGACCACCGACAGCGGTGCGCAGATCA from Streptomyces sp. NBC_01754 includes:
- a CDS encoding RNaseH domain-containing protein; the protein is MPSNDTRMSLLAAPLTAALMGTVWLYRFPDKTEHEWKKLRDIYRGKTGSKANLPYAGLLTVLRASGATSATLNPTSKSKPPQFLALSKKLPGTHLRAAVALWEQVLLQTPTEEISLAYSSDLADLFASVEPEHVMVWDHVRLGPHAVDADGWVWDAASSNLASLVAKTDVSVDGRTIALRPDTENNVMVWDTEHLWSNNWLDARPAKDKKHDSPKGASDESQEPEEWKVRRHYAALRVEVAMKSLHSLPVPLVVMTPRVSRLSNQINGARTAWWAPRSPTRPLLCLNLGGKGKYTHLEHTSRLALDAWVRLMDEPVFPRGPKDTEFLPVSAMDLSGEPGDFRALIPFSKSFPLGKGVGLHTVAALAEHLSEVTGQDLVSGRQVAKVLSVAARKTEYGRDATLLDDIDLQDIMAAAGCSKLRILALYEHQEMRTRMQRLLAYHFNRPDLAAGMPDDEIVELGCHTEVLLHRCPELLSHGSHHDQRGALTDALPGLSAPGTGVLALVETEYDAKEWGRRRRAARREEEGAVDPYPLDAKPEVSRHLARHGVLAQFLTPATKKLRSKKKEREAETPLEALGMELAADFPGHMAIGDMLRAAGLVHPRLTRAISTGKGLKDRVAHLGLHMRAQLGEKHTHRTEEPKLMWVLTAFVPVGEQWKTLAYLPADRAHRGGWLNYAEAQGLSRSRPIPEGSRGDDMLPRRIDHALFELARHLECGYVLYVSGDSTRPVWPLLSNKNANLLTDDDGLAGGRPALPGATLAPEHRPRAVIRTTSSADPSIPVPALFHEIGEDGNENGGDKTSNALFQLDGTDTTFLMSRRPHQMDGKTPSAKSGRNQGRWSCDDKEQQAETWYNLTATEIAVIQRPDGDDALPYALTAARLCNHALAWEHRTRHPLPIHAAIQMDKNHPEYRRTIDYEVNDATG
- a CDS encoding ATP-binding protein, with amino-acid sequence MGDAGLGKTFAVHHTAHTRFPRAHVPLRLGARPGPADLRFHLHHALGIHGTAPAEPAAADALIRRALGAAPRIVVVDEADRMPEPCFEYLRFLHDDLPDGLCAVLIAGQRGEKALRAQQMLLTRTTTWLTLQPLTRGQVPRAAAVLHPLWQTVAPDQLLSLDGHFAHGSLRRWALLTHHVQRTLTATGAACPDPGLLRRVVARIDTSRRP